CGGCTGGTTCCAGGTGATGATCTGCGTGTTCATCGCCATCTACTACACCGCGGTGCTGGCCTGGGCGGCGAGCTACTTCGTGTTCTCGTTCTCCCTGCCGTGGGGCGACGACGCGACCGGGTTCTTCGTGGGCGAGTACCTCAAGCTCTCAGACGCGTCGTTCACCATGGAGTTCGTGCCGGGCGTGCTCATCCCGCTCGTGCTGATGTGGCTCGTCACGCTCGTCGTGCTGGGCGCGGGCGTGGTGAAGGGCGTGCAGCGGCTCAACATGATCGCGATCCCGCTGCTGATCGTCGGCTTCCTGGCACTCGTGGTGCGCGCGCTCATGCTGCCGGGCGCGGCAGACGGGTTGAACGCGCTCTTCACGCCCGACTTCGCGGCGCTCGCCGATCCGGCCGTGTGGGTCGCCGCCTACAGCCAGATCTTCTTCTCGCTGTCGGTCGCGTTCGGCATCATGATGACCTACGCCTCCTATCGCAAGCGGCGCTCGAACATGACCACCCCGGGCCTCGTCGTGGCCTTCGCCAACTCGTCGTTCGAGATCCTCGCGGGCATCGGGGTGTTCGCGACCCTCGGCTTCTTCGCGTTCCAGCAGGGCATCACTGTGAACGAGCTCGAAGGCCTCACGGGCGTGGGCCTCGCCTTCATGACGTTCCCCGCGATCGTCGCCGAGATGCCGGGCGGCCCGTTCTTCGGCGCCCTGTTCTTCGGTTCGCTCACCCTCGCGGCGCTCACCTCGCTCATCTCGATCCTCGAGGTCGTCTTCGCGGGCGTCATCGACAAGTTCGGGATCGGTCGTAAGGCGGTCTCCTACGGGCTCGGGGGCGTGCTCGCCGTGGTCTCTCTGCTGCTGTTCGGCACCACCTCGGGCCTCATCGCGCTCGACACCATCGACAACTGGGCGAACAACATCGGCATCGTCGCCTCCGCGGTCGTCATGAGCGTCACGGTGCTCTGGATCCGGCGCGCGGGTCGCGAGCTGAGCGGGCATCTCAGCGCCCTGTCGACCTTCAAGGTCGGTCGCATCTGGCTGTTCCTCGTCTCGGTGCTGGGCCCGGTCGTGCTGGGCTACATGCTCATCGCGACGGTGGTGAAGCTCATCAACGAGCCGTACGAGGGCTACGACGAGACCTACCTGCTGATCGTGGGGTGGGGCTCGGTGCTCGTGATGATCGTCGGATCGATCGTGCTCACGGCCCTGCCGTGGAAGTTCGCCCCCGACCGCTTCACGCCCTGGCCGCCGCTCGACGCCTCGGGCAAGCCGGTCGCGGTCGGTGCCGGGCCCGCGGTCGGGCGCCCCACCGGGCGCGGCGGCTCGACAGCGAGCCACATCAGCGGCCCCGCGCGGGGCGCAGCCGACGACTCCGCAGATATCGAGGGAGGTGCGCGATGACCCCCGTCGCGATCCTGTTCCTGGTGCTCTCCACCGTCGTGGTGTGGGGCGGCCTCAT
The genomic region above belongs to Leucobacter muris and contains:
- a CDS encoding sodium-dependent transporter; the protein is MTSSTAATAAQPRAEWTGQIGFIISAIGSAVGLGNIWRFPGVAYENGGGAFLIPYIVALLTAGIPILFLDYAIGHRFRGSAPLALRRLAGRLGEGIGWFQVMICVFIAIYYTAVLAWAASYFVFSFSLPWGDDATGFFVGEYLKLSDASFTMEFVPGVLIPLVLMWLVTLVVLGAGVVKGVQRLNMIAIPLLIVGFLALVVRALMLPGAADGLNALFTPDFAALADPAVWVAAYSQIFFSLSVAFGIMMTYASYRKRRSNMTTPGLVVAFANSSFEILAGIGVFATLGFFAFQQGITVNELEGLTGVGLAFMTFPAIVAEMPGGPFFGALFFGSLTLAALTSLISILEVVFAGVIDKFGIGRKAVSYGLGGVLAVVSLLLFGTTSGLIALDTIDNWANNIGIVASAVVMSVTVLWIRRAGRELSGHLSALSTFKVGRIWLFLVSVLGPVVLGYMLIATVVKLINEPYEGYDETYLLIVGWGSVLVMIVGSIVLTALPWKFAPDRFTPWPPLDASGKPVAVGAGPAVGRPTGRGGSTASHISGPARGAADDSADIEGGAR